From one Oncorhynchus clarkii lewisi isolate Uvic-CL-2024 chromosome 6, UVic_Ocla_1.0, whole genome shotgun sequence genomic stretch:
- the LOC139411889 gene encoding interleukin-17F produces the protein MQQLQHLRLLLLCVLALRQCVCVPLGGQCVDESFCTSSLQEYHAQLVSLPNRLNERSVAAWNYVEKIDLNRVPPVLYEANCLESHSCKGLDSTLRLETIPITLRMPVLRKNPRCTSFSLEFEPINIACICATSRQSGFLTDRF, from the exons ATGCAACAGCTCCAG CACCTGCGTCTGCTACTCCTGTGCGTGCTGGCCCTGCgtcagtgcgtgtgtgtgccccTGGGTGGCCAGTGTGTGGACGAGAGCTTCTGCACTAGCAGCCTGCAGGAGTACCACGCACAGCTAGTCAGCCTGCCCAACCGCCTTAACGAACGCAGTGTAGCCGCCTGGAACTACGT GGAAAAAATTGACTTGAACCGGGTGCCTCCAGTCCTTTATGAAGCCAACTGCCTTGAAAGCCACTCCTGTAAGGGTCTGGACAGCACCCTCAGGTTAGAGACCATCCCCATCACCCTCAGGATGCCCGTGCTGAGGAAAAACCCCCGCTGTACCTCCTTCTCCCTGGAGTTCGAGCCCATCAATATAGCCTGTATATGCGCCACTTCCAGACAAAGTGGATTTCTAACCGATCGATTCTAA